In the genome of Pelobacter seleniigenes DSM 18267, one region contains:
- the prmC gene encoding peptide chain release factor N(5)-glutamine methyltransferase: MAESWTLLKMLRWMTGFFEEKGIASPRLEAELLLAHTLQLDRVGLYMNYDRPLSAGELDQIRPLVKKRGQREPLQYLLGYTEFWSRRFNVSPAVLIPRQDTEILVEEALRLASPAGSLLDVGTGSGAIVISLAGELPGWTLTGIDISADALAVARDNAILNQLADRVELVPGDLARLPEQRYDLIVSNPPYIARQEWVELMPEVRCHEPEIALLAENDGLYCYQELARQASTRLQPGGWLVVETGATQTEAVCRLFIEAGLSDTFVRKDYSGLPRVVGGQLK, from the coding sequence TTGGCTGAATCCTGGACGCTGCTCAAAATGTTGCGCTGGATGACCGGTTTCTTTGAAGAGAAGGGGATCGCCTCACCGCGGCTCGAGGCCGAACTGCTGCTGGCGCACACGCTCCAACTCGACCGGGTCGGCCTGTATATGAATTATGATCGGCCGTTGAGCGCCGGGGAGCTGGATCAAATCCGGCCGTTGGTTAAAAAACGCGGCCAGCGCGAGCCGCTCCAGTATCTGCTCGGCTATACTGAATTCTGGTCACGCCGTTTCAACGTCAGTCCGGCGGTGCTGATCCCGCGTCAGGATACGGAAATCCTCGTCGAAGAGGCGCTACGTCTGGCCTCTCCCGCGGGGTCCCTGCTGGATGTCGGCACCGGCAGCGGAGCGATTGTGATCAGTCTGGCCGGAGAACTGCCCGGCTGGACTCTGACCGGCATCGATATCTCGGCGGACGCGCTGGCCGTGGCCAGGGACAATGCCATTCTTAATCAGCTGGCCGATCGGGTTGAGCTGGTTCCTGGCGATCTGGCTCGGCTGCCGGAGCAGCGCTACGATCTGATTGTGTCCAATCCGCCCTATATCGCCAGGCAAGAGTGGGTCGAGCTGATGCCCGAAGTGCGCTGTCATGAGCCGGAAATAGCGTTGCTGGCCGAAAATGACGGCCTGTATTGTTACCAGGAGTTGGCCCGACAAGCCTCAACCCGGCTGCAGCCGGGCGGGTGGCTGGTGGTCGAAACCGGAGCGACCCAGACTGAAGCCGTATGTCGCTTGTTTATTGAAGCCGGCTTGAGCGACACTTTTGTTCGTAAAGATTATTCCGGTCTGCCGCGGGTTGTCGGCGGTCAGCTGAAATAG
- the murA gene encoding UDP-N-acetylglucosamine 1-carboxyvinyltransferase: protein MEKIVIKGGVALNGEVQVGGAKNSALPLLFATLLADGTSELCNIPALRDITTAEKLLKILGAEVKAADHCYRIDASRIESVEAPYELVKTMRASVLVLGPLLARCGHARVSLPGGCAIGARPINLHLKGLEQLGAKIKLDHGYVEATADRLKGAKISFDMPTVGGTENLLMAAALAKGETVLENAAREPEIVQLAEALNSMGAQIEGAGTAIIQIQGVDKLMPLQCRVIPDRIEAGTFMIAAAITGGNVLVREALREDLEALISKLKEAGVSVEEEADGLRVQGPRRPLAVDIRTSVFPGFPTDMQAQFMALMSFAEGTSRISETVFENRFMHVCELQRMGADIQIDGHSAIIRGTAQMTGAPVMATDLRASASLILAGLAAHNTTEVSRIYHLDRGYEKIEQKLAALGARIWREQE from the coding sequence GTGGAAAAAATAGTTATCAAAGGGGGCGTTGCGCTCAATGGCGAGGTCCAGGTCGGCGGTGCCAAGAATTCCGCCTTGCCTCTGTTGTTTGCGACGCTGCTGGCGGACGGAACCAGCGAATTGTGCAATATTCCCGCATTGCGCGATATTACCACGGCCGAAAAGCTGCTGAAAATCCTCGGTGCCGAGGTGAAGGCAGCTGATCATTGCTATCGGATCGACGCTTCCCGGATTGAAAGTGTTGAAGCGCCTTACGAACTGGTGAAGACCATGCGCGCCTCGGTGCTGGTGCTGGGGCCGTTGTTGGCCCGCTGCGGCCATGCCCGGGTCAGCCTCCCCGGCGGCTGTGCCATCGGCGCCCGGCCGATCAATCTGCATCTGAAAGGGCTCGAACAACTCGGCGCCAAAATCAAGCTTGACCACGGTTACGTCGAAGCGACCGCCGATCGCCTTAAGGGGGCGAAGATATCGTTTGATATGCCCACGGTCGGAGGGACGGAAAACCTGCTGATGGCGGCTGCTCTGGCGAAAGGGGAGACCGTCCTCGAAAATGCGGCCCGCGAGCCGGAGATTGTGCAGTTGGCCGAGGCCCTCAATAGCATGGGCGCACAGATTGAAGGGGCCGGGACCGCTATCATCCAGATTCAGGGGGTCGACAAGCTCATGCCGCTGCAGTGCCGGGTGATTCCTGATCGCATCGAAGCCGGGACCTTTATGATCGCGGCCGCGATCACCGGTGGCAATGTCCTGGTCAGGGAAGCCCTGCGCGAAGATCTGGAGGCATTGATCAGTAAACTGAAGGAAGCTGGTGTCAGTGTGGAAGAAGAAGCCGATGGCCTGCGGGTGCAGGGACCGCGGCGACCGCTGGCCGTCGATATCAGGACCAGCGTCTTTCCGGGGTTCCCGACCGACATGCAGGCGCAGTTCATGGCGCTGATGTCTTTTGCGGAAGGGACCAGCCGAATTTCCGAGACGGTTTTTGAGAACCGCTTCATGCATGTCTGTGAGCTGCAGCGGATGGGTGCCGATATCCAGATCGATGGGCACAGCGCCATCATCCGGGGCACAGCGCAGATGACCGGAGCGCCGGTCATGGCCACCGACCTGAGGGCCAGCGCTTCGTTGATCCTGGCCGGGTTGGCGGCGCATAACACCACCGAGGTTTCGC
- the prfA gene encoding peptide chain release factor 1 codes for MFANLEDVVDRFREVEGLLSDPAVMGDQKRYRELTKEHSDLSEVVAVYSSYKQVCNDIEGNRELLQDSDPDMKELARAELPELEAQRTQLEEQLRILLLPKDPNDDKNIILEIRAGTGGDEAALFAADLFRMYSRYADRNRWKVEIMSVSETDGGGFKEIIALISGERVYSRLKFESGTHRVQRVPDTETQGRIHTSACTVAVLPEAEDVDIDINPADLRIDLYRASGSGGQHVNKTESAVRLTHIPTGVVVACQDEKSQHKNKAKALKVLKSRIYDQMLAAQQAEMAADRKNQVGSGDRSERIRTYNFPQGRCTDHRIGLTLYRLDAIMQGDIDEVLDALIADQQAAQMSRQES; via the coding sequence ATGTTCGCAAATCTCGAAGATGTGGTCGATCGTTTTCGTGAAGTTGAAGGACTGCTGTCCGACCCCGCGGTTATGGGGGACCAGAAACGCTATCGTGAACTGACCAAGGAACACTCTGACCTGTCTGAAGTCGTAGCGGTCTACAGCAGCTACAAACAGGTCTGTAACGACATCGAGGGGAATCGTGAACTGCTCCAGGACAGCGATCCGGACATGAAAGAACTGGCCCGGGCGGAACTGCCGGAACTGGAAGCGCAGCGGACCCAGCTCGAAGAGCAGTTGCGGATCCTGCTGCTGCCCAAAGACCCCAACGACGACAAGAATATCATTCTGGAAATCCGTGCCGGCACCGGCGGTGATGAAGCGGCTCTGTTTGCCGCCGACCTGTTCCGCATGTACTCCCGCTATGCCGACCGCAATCGCTGGAAAGTCGAGATCATGAGTGTCTCCGAAACCGACGGCGGCGGGTTCAAGGAGATCATCGCCCTGATCAGCGGTGAACGGGTCTATTCCAGGTTGAAATTCGAAAGTGGTACGCACCGCGTGCAGCGGGTTCCGGATACCGAAACCCAGGGGCGCATTCATACCTCGGCCTGCACCGTTGCGGTGTTGCCGGAAGCCGAAGATGTCGACATCGATATCAACCCGGCGGATTTGCGGATCGATCTTTATCGCGCCTCGGGTTCCGGGGGGCAGCATGTCAACAAAACCGAATCCGCAGTCCGGCTGACCCATATCCCGACCGGGGTGGTGGTGGCCTGCCAGGACGAAAAATCCCAGCATAAAAATAAGGCCAAGGCTCTCAAGGTGCTGAAATCCAGGATCTATGACCAGATGCTGGCCGCACAGCAGGCCGAAATGGCCGCCGATCGTAAGAATCAGGTTGGCAGCGGCGATCGCAGCGAACGGATCCGCACCTACAACTTTCCTCAGGGGCGTTGTACCGATCACCGCATCGGCCTGACCCTGTACCGGCTGGACGCGATCATGCAGGGGGATATCGACGAAGTGCTCGATGCGTTGATTGCAGACCAACAGGCGGCTCAGATGAGCCGGCAGGAGTCCTGA